One window from the genome of Diospyros lotus cultivar Yz01 chromosome 11, ASM1463336v1, whole genome shotgun sequence encodes:
- the LOC127812716 gene encoding zinc-finger homeodomain protein 1-like, with the protein MEEKSDIRAAGTEGALETLKGVACQHHCKLHKKQTRVITNNEHINIPTDSDQHRLPPHLQFVALYGPPPGFKSPLGLQKAPEGEERERGEGSHNFQMRVAIGCSITSTDSENAAEVPIKRPRTRFSKEQKERMLGLAEKVGWKVRKENREAIRQVCDEIGVLPLNFKIWVRNNKKKFCKKE; encoded by the coding sequence ATGGAGGAGAAGAGTGATATTCGTGCCGCTGGGACTGAAGGCGCTCTTGAAACCCTCAAGGGCGTTGCTTGTCAACACCACTGCAAGCTCCACAAGAAGCAAACAAGGGTGATCACCAATAATGAGCACATCAACATTCCAACCGACAGCGACCAACACCGCCTACCTCCCCACCTACAATTTGTGGCCCTCTACGGACCCCCACCTGGTTTCAAGTCTCCGTTGGGCTTACAAAAGGCTCCTGAGGGCGAAGAACGAGAAAGAGGCGAAGGGTCGCACAATTTTCAAATGCGAGTAGCGATCGGTTGCTCCATCACAAGCACCGACAGCGAAAATGCTGCTGAGGTGCCAATCAAGAGGCCGCGAACTAGATTCAGCAAGGAGCAGAAGGAAAGAATGTTGGGTCTAGCAGAGAAAGTGGGATGGAAGGTTAGGAAGGAGAACAGAGAGGCAATTCGCCAAGTCTGTGATGAAATTGGAGTGTTACCGCTCAACTTTAAAATTTGGGTgagaaacaacaagaagaagtTCTGTAAGAAGGAATAG